The sequence below is a genomic window from Acetobacter vaccinii.
ACCGGCACGGATCAGGTTTGCCTGCTGTTTCATACTTCGTTCCTGAGAGGAATGGCTGTTTAGGAAGGGGCTTGTACAGTCCCGACGCGGGAAGGGCAAGCATGCAGGGGCATAACGCACCGCTTTGTGGGTGAGGCAATGCCGGGCTTGAGGCATGGGGTCGTTTGTCAGCGGCAAGCGGGCCTTCATGCTGTTTCTGTGTACCAAGATGCAGGAAACGCTGCGCGGGATATTGTCAGGCGCGTGTTTATGCCGCATAAGCCTGTGAACAATCCTGCCACGGGAAGGGTGTCCGAGTGGTTTAAGGAACCGGTCTTGAAAACCGGCGTGCGGGGAACCGTACCGTGGGTTCGAATCCCACCCCTTCCGCCAAGGTGTTATTTTTCATAATAAAACCAATCACTTAAACCAAATGTGTGCCACATTTGGTTTTGTGTGTGCCATTACGAAATCTTGGTCATTGCTTCCAGTGCGAGGCGTTTCTGCTCTACCGCACGCGTGTAGCGCTCGACCTCTGCAAGCGTTTTATGGCCGGTGATTGCTGCTTCCTGGACCTGATGTTTACTCTGAATTTTGAGCAGAGGTGGCGGTGTTAATCCGCTCCAGGAGGAAAAGCGGCAAATATTATAGACGATATTGGCCAGCCTGGTCCTCATGGTGGTTCGAACGATGCCTACGGTTTGGACGAACAGCCCTATCTGCGATTTCTGATCAGCAAAGACATGCTCGACGCGCGACCGGATAACGGACTTTCCGGCGTTGGATTTCTGGATATGTCGTGGCATAGACTTGAGATGCGGATTTATTCCTGAGGACCTTCGAAGCAAAGCTCTTCTTGTCCATTTCGTATCGCTATTTCTCCAATCAGAACCGGAAAAGTGGAAGCAGAGTCAAGGCCACGACACCAAAAGGTTTTTAGAAGCCTCCATCTAAATGAGGTCTGCTCTGTTAGACCCGCCGAGCGTTATGTTGTCGGCGGGATCGCCCGACACAAAGATCGTCACCTGTGATGATGCTGTTGCGGTTGCGGTTGCGGTTGCGGTTGGCACGATGGGAGGTAGACACCGGCCGTATCTTCAAAACGCTCCGGATGCGCCGTGAGAGGCATGGTCACGACATCGTCGCTCCGATGGTCGGCATAGACGAACGTCAAATAGTAAGACTGATCGTCGGTCGAAGGATCGCCATTAAACATTTTGTTCCATTCCAGCAGGTCGCGCCGCAGCGGCGATCCGACATCGCCACTGCGGGTCCAGACCGCCGATACACAGGCCGAAACACGCTCGACGCGCACGATCAACCGGCCATTGAGAAACGCCTTTCCATCAAGCTCGTCATTGAACCTCGTATTGAGATTGTAGGTCAGTTCCTCCAAAGATTCCGGCTTGGCATCCGCATGTGTGATGCCGCCGATGCAGATGGCGCAAATCAGGCTCAGGAGAGCGCGGAGCATCAATATCGTCCTTCCAGCAGAAGCATGGCCTCGTCATGCCGTCTCTTGACCAAGCCACGCAAGACCTTGCCTTTCGAACGCACCTGCTCCGCAATGATCATGACGGCCTTGCGTTTGTTGTCGCTGTTGATGGCGGCACGGACGTCCGGCCAACCTTCTTCCCGGATTATAGACGAACGATCCCCTCATGGTTCGAGAGATTGACCTGTAAGAAAGCGATTCTGCTGATTGTCCGCCAGAGTGAGGAGATTTTGACTATCCTGACCGCCAGATGGGGGGATTTTTATGACTCGTAATCTCTCATCGATCTCTGTCCGGGAGCAGGCTCACATGTCATAATCAGGTTTGAGCGTTATGTTTCCGGCAGGACTGTCTGGCACAAAGATCGTCACCCGTGATGATGTCGTTTCGGTTGGCACGACAGGAGGCTGACACCGGCCGTATCTTCAAAATGGTCTGGATGCGCTGTGAGAGGCATGGACACGACATCGTCGCTCCGATGGTCAGCATAGACGAACGTTAAATAGTAAGACCGGTCGTCGCTCGAAGGATCGCTATCGAACATTTTGTCCCATTCCAGCAGGTCGCGCCGCAGTGGTGATCCGACGTCGCCGCTGCGGGTCCAGACTGCCGACACACAGGGCGAAACGCGCTCGACGCGCACGATCAACCGCCTGTTGAGAAACGCCTTTCCATCGAGCTCCTCGTTGAACATCGTATTGCCGTTGTAAGACAGCTCCTCCAAGGACTGCGGCCTGGCGCCCGCGAGGGCAGTTCCGCCGATACAAACGACGCAAATCAGGCTCAGGATAACGCGGAGCATCAATATCGTCCTTCCAGCAGAAGCATGGCCTCGTCGTGCCGTCTTTTGACGAGGCCACGCAAGACCTTGCCTTTCGAACGCACCTGCTCCGCAATGATCATGACGGCCTTGCGTTTGTCGTCGCTGTTGATAGCAGCACGGACCTCCGGCCAACCTTCTTCCCGAATTATAGACGAACGAGACAGGGGCGTCGAACTCGTTTTGTGTCAGGTAGGCAGAGGCGCTCCGGCAAACGATTGCCTCAGAACTCGGGAGATGGGTCTGTGGAATAGGGCTCTGCAGATCGCCTGTCAGACTGAAGAGATTTTTATTTTATCTCTTCGTAGCGTGTGATGAAGCTGCGCTCATTGTCGAACGGGCAATAGAACCTGAGCGGGTTTCCCCTTTATCTTTGGCTTGGCGATCCAGACGCACCAGAACGAGGGGAGAATGATATTGCGCAAAGCCTTTCTTTAGTATTGCGATTAATTCTTAACTACAGTATCGAGGTCCGGGTGTTTCCTTAACTGACGTGATCTCATGAATTCTAACGTCACTCTTTTGACAGAGCTGCTTCTGAAAGAGCGTCCATCACTCTTGCGCCTGATTAAGCGGATTGTGGGCAGTGTGACGGATGCCGAGGATCTGACGCAGACCCTCTGGTTGCGTATTCAGTCTGTGACTGACAGCCCGCCTATTGAGAACAAGCAGGCCTATCTGTATCGTTTGGCCCGTAATGTTGCGCTGGATCGCCTGCGTGCCTTCGACCGGCATAATGCAGTTTTTGAGGCAGCACCTTTGTTGGATGAGGTTGTGGCTCCGCTTCCATCTGCGGAAACTCATCTGATTGATCGAGAAAATTTAGAAATTCTTCTTCAGGCGATAGAAGGTTTGCCGCCCCGGTGCAGGGAGGTTTTTATTTTACGGAAAGTCGAAAACCTCAAAATTTCGGAAATTTCTGAACATCTCGGGATGTCATCCAGTATGGTAGCGCGCCACCTGCAACATGCACTCACCCATTGTATGGCACGGCTTAAAGAAACTGGTGTGCCTTGATCATCCGCGTTTTTATTCTCCACAGGCATTCTGTCTGTTTTTAAAAGTCTTTTCCATGTCAGATCCTTTTAGTGATAGTGATGATGAAGCGTCTCGCTGGGTAATCCAGCAGGATATGGGGCCGCTTTCTGGGGATGATGAGCGGGAGTTTCTTGCATGGTTGCAACATGATGTTGCCCATCAGGAAGCGTATCTCCGGGCACAGAAAACATGGGCGGCTATGAGTGCCCCGAGTATTACACAGGCTCTGGCACAACACACATCAGCAGTCGCAGTAATTCCCAAACGGAGGCGTCGTTTTGGTAAGGCCAGAAATGGCTGGGCAGTCGCAATTGCAGCTTGCCTTGCCTTAGGGATGTACGTTGGTGAACCACCCGTATTGTTATGGTGGCAGGCAAGTGAGACTTCCCGCGTAGGAGAAATCCGGACAGTAACGCTGGCGGACGGGTCACAAGTGCAGTTGGATAGTGATAGTGCGATTGCTGTGCATTACACAGACAAGAAGCGGGAAGTACGCCTTTTAAAAGGCCAGGCTGCTTTTACGGTCACGCCGGACCGAGAGCACCCCTTTGTTGTGACGGCGGAAAATGGAGATACTACGGCGCTAGGCACGCGCTTTATCATCAAGCGCAATGCGGCTCTGACCGATGTGACGGTGACAGAACACAGTGTGCGTGTTCAGGCGCAAGGGCATAATGCGCTATCTGAGGTCATTGTGCATGAAGGTGAGAGTACAACTTACGGCCCTCAAGGTGTCTTTGCGGCTCATGAGGTGGATGTTGACACTCAGGCTGCCTGGACCCGAGGTCGGCTGGTGTTTGTGGACCAGCCGCTGAAAACCGTGATCAACGAGCTGGCGCGCTATCATCGAGGGTACATCACACTCATCAACGCAGAGGTTGGTAAGCTGCGGGTGAGTGGTTCTTTTGATGCGACAGACCCTTTGGCGGCCCTTGATACGTTGGAGCATTCGATAGGCCTGCATATTACAAAAGTGACCAATGCTTTGATTTTTATAAGGAAATAATATTTTCCAAAAATCTTTCAATTTTGACGTTCGCGTTTTTTGTTTTCAAGCGTCATCAGGAATGAGAGGCATTTGCAAAATAGGCAATGCCATATAATTCTGCTTACTCTGATGGGGCTAACTCAAAGCGATGCTGCCTGTTACGATCAATACCCATGCCTCAAAGCTCAGAAGTTTTGCAGCCTCGCTGCTTTTTACTACAGCCAGCATATCTGTGACGACAGTTGTTACTGTTTCCGAAGTGCATGCCCAAACGCTGCAAACCTATAATATTCCGGCGGGCTCACTGGCTACGGCTTTAAATCGCTTTAGTGAAGTATCAAATATCCAGCTTGTGTATGATGCATCTCTGACCCGCAACCTGCAATCGCCGGGTATAAAAGGCACGATGCTGCCAGCCGAGGCTTTATCGCATCTGCTATCAGGCAGTGGTTTATTATACAGATTCACGAATGGTAAGTCCGTTACCCTGACAAAACCGTCCAACACCATTACCCTTGGCCCAGTCAGGGTTGGCGGCGTATTACAAAAACAGGCTCCAGACACAGCAATGATTGGTAACCTTCCCCCTGTTTTTCCAGGAGGGGATGTCGCGCGTGGTGGGCAGATGGGTATGCTTGGCAATAAGGACGTCATGGACACCCCCTTTAACGCCACCAGTTATACAGCCGATTTTATTAAAAACCGTCAGATACGGAATATCCGTGATGCGTTAAAGGATGATCCATCTGTAAGGAGCACGTTTACAACGGGTAGTCCGGGTTATGAGGCTATGACTGTCCGGGGTTTTAATGTGCTGAGCACAGATATGTCTTTTGGTGGCCTTTACGGCATTGTGCCAGCACCAGCGACTTTGTCTGAAGTGGCAGAGCGTGTGGAGGTTTTGAAAGGTCCGGCCGCTTTATTAAATGGCATGTCACCGGGTGGCTCTATTGGGGGGGCTATCAATATTGTTCCAAAACGGGCGCATGATACACCACTGACAGAGGTTGAGGCTGATTATACCTCTAATAGTCAATTTGGCGGTCATCTTGATCTGGGGCACCGGTTTGGAAAAAACAAGAATTTCGGGCTGAGAGCAAATGGTGTTATTCGCTCTGGTAATACAGCCATAGAACGCAACAGTATGAGAACAGCCCTGACATCGTTAGGGGCTGATGCCAGATTTAAACATGTGCGTCTTTCTGCTGATTTTGGATATCAGTATCGCGGGATTGATGGAACAGTTCCCTATTTTTCCTTACAGGATACGACGCCAATCCCACAGGCCGATAAAGTAAGCCGTAACCTTGGTGCGCCGTGGAGCAGGGATCGTAGTCAGGATTATTTTGGGGTTTTTAAAAGCGAAGTTGATTTGCTTCGCAATGTTACGGCGTATGGTGCTGTTGGTATGAGTTCTAATCAGGCGCATGGTTTGATGATAAAATCAATCAGCAATATTGACAGTCGTGGGCTCGGAAATGGGAGTGCCAATGCAACAGGGAATGAAAGCACGAATATAACCGCAGATCTTGGTTTAAGGGCGCATCTTAAAACAGCATTCTTGCTGCATGAACTGGCTTTTGCGGCCAATAGATACCAGTCTGATTCTGGAACTTTTTCTCAATATGAAACAATGAACCGTGGCACTGTGCCGATTGATGGCTATACGGCTTTTGCACGACCAACAATCAAGGTGCCGGGGCATGTGCCTCATACAGCCTCTTCCACACTGTCCAGCCTGGCATTTGCCGATACGATTTCAGCCTTGGACAAGCGTATTCAGGTAACTGCAGGTTTGCGGGTACAACGTGTGCAGTCTGCAAATTTTAGTGCTTCAACCGGGCTGAGAACCAGTAGTTACGATCAGACGGCTATTAGCCCTGCTGTTATGGCTGTGTTCAAACCTGTTAAGAATGTAATGGTTTATGGAAACTGGATACAAGGCCTCCAGCAGGGGACAATCGTAGGTTCCACCTATGCCAATGCCGGTGAGATTTTTTCACCTTATAAATCGACCCAGTATGAGGTGGGTGTTAAAGGTGACTTTGGGAGGTTTGTTGCAACATTCGATGTTTTTCAGATCATGCAGCCCAGCACCATTTATGACAGTGCAACAAATATTCTGTCATTGAATGGAGAGCAGCGTAATCGTGGCTTGGAGCTGAATGTTGTGGGGCAGCTTGCCAAAGGCCTTCACATTGCTGGTGGGTTAATGCTGATTGACCCTCGCCTGACCAAAACACAAGGTGGGAAGACCGACGGATGGAAAGCTGCCGGAGTATCAACCGTTAACTTCAATGTCGGTCTTAATTACGATATTCCCTGGGTCAAGAACCTCGCTTTGACAAGCGATGTTACATATACGAGTTCGCAATATCTGGATACGATTGTGCCACGTCGTAGTTTCCCTGGCTGGGTCAGGCTTGATCTGGGTGCGCGCTATAGCATCAAAAACCCGGCGTCTCAGGATGGAGGCAGGCTGTCGTTCTATCTCAATGTCGATAACGTGGCCAACACCCGCTACTGGAATAGCATGGGTCCGTATGCAGCTTACTTCTTGACACTTGGCGCGCCGCGCACAGTCCGTTTTGCCATTTCGGCTGATTTTTGAGTTCTTGTGGTGTGGATAGCCCTGTCTTGGTGTTCGATTAGAGTTTTGTAAAATGCTCAAAATTCAGTAGTTTCGTACCTGCGGCAAGACGCTTAAAAACTGTGGAAGAATATGCGGTTCGGGTATGCCTCTGTGGCAGTCAAATCCACCATAGAGGCTCCAAAATCATGCAAGCAAATTGACCTGATGCTTCAGGACATGGTGCCTGAAGAGAGCATCGGCTTCATCCTGCAATTCCCGCAAAATCGTGGTGTTGATGTGGTGAATGCTCCAGTTCCTAGCGACGATGGCTTTGTGCCAGGCGCGGCGTAGGCCAGGGCTGGTGTCGTCGGTAGCCAGAATATAGGCGGCCTGATCGATATTATGTGGAATGTCACGGCCCAGTCGTTCAAGCCCATCAAAAAAACTGGCTATGGTATAAGCCCCGATGGTTTGTGCCTGAGTGGTCCAAAAAACCGAACGGTTGGGAATAAGCGCCTCGGACCCCTGCAATAACCGCATAGTACCTGTTGTCAGTGCGTAGTCCTGATAGGGGGCAAAGGTGATCAAGGCATCAAGTTGGGCCTGTTGAAGCGCTGCGAGTCCTTCGGCGGGGAGGACATCGCGGGTGATGACATCGTTTAAATTTAAGCCTTCTTTTTCAAGTGCTTTTGCTAGTAGGTAGGTCTGAAAAGAGCCTTCTGCAAGTCCGATGGTTTTGCCTGCCAGATCCTGCACGGTCATGATGTCAGAGTCGGTTGAGACGACAAGAGCACCATCGCGCCGCCGCTGTGCGGACGCGGCCAGAAAGGTGACGTCCTGCCCATTGGCGGCAGCAAAAATAGGTACTGTGGAACTGGTGCCACAAATATCAATCTCCCCAGTGGCAAGAAGAGCCGCACTGTCTCGACCATTGGCGTAGCGGATAAATTCTACAGCGATATTTGGGAAAGTTCCCTCCCAGCGAGATGCCAGCACCAGATGCAGGTTCGCTGGGTGCACCCCGATACGGAGCGGGCGTTTGCCCTTTATAATGGTCGGGATGGGAAGGGAGGTGGCATTCATGTTCCATATTATACCGACACAGACAGCGGATTCCAGATGATAAACAGAGGTAATCAGAACGGGTTGCAGCTGGGAGCATAATTAAGCATACTCGTGGCGTGAAATTGCTCAGACAGCATAACCACGCAACCAAAAGGCGTGCCCATGACAAAAATTGTAGACTGTTCGCCTGCAGACAATGCGCTCGAACTGCTCAAGCAACTCGCTAACCCCAATCGGTTGGCCATTGTCGGCAGCCTTCTGGAGGGCCCCCGCTCCGTGGCGGAGCTGGAGCTGGTTCTCTCCATCCGTCAGCCCACGCTGTCCCAGCAAATTACCTCCCTGCGGGATGCCGGGCTCATTGAAGGTCGTAGGGAAGGGCGGCATACAATTTATTTTTTGTGTGACGAGCGTGTCACCTCTGTCATGCGTTTTTTAGCCACTCTTTACCCAGACCTTCTGCCCGCGCAGTTACGCATTCTACCGCCTTTTGGCAATATGAACTGCACGGACCTGCCTGAGATGATTGTTGATATGCGGTTGTCTGCCCAGGACGTGTATTAACCCGCTATTTCATGCGGCGATGCTGAGGGACGAGGCTTCACGCAGTGGACGTGGGTCAATCCACTCATGAATATCAAAATCAGTGTTGATGAAGCCATGGTGCAGAAGGAAATTTTTCTGAATTTCCAAGGCATTAATCCATTCTGGCTCCAGGCGTATTTCCAAACTCTGCGGTAATGCAGGCCCGTAGGCGGCAAAAGCATCGGCCGCTGTTGTGTTGGTTTCACGTCCGACGATTTCAAAAACCTGTTCTTCATGGGTTTTAGCCCAGACGGCAGCGCGCTGTAGCACGGCAAGATAGTGTGCCACGAGGTCTGGTCGTGTTTGGGCGAAAAGGCGGTCAACAGTGACCGGTCGAGGGGTGCCGTTGTTGATTTTGAATTTTTGGTCTGTAAAGGCGTTGATGTCGGCGATAATGCGTAGCCCGTGCTCACGCTGTAGGGCGACTGCCTGTGCGCCTTTGGCGTAAATGGCGTCCACCCGGTCCGCCAGCAGAGCATCAGCAATAACATCCCGCCAGGGCTTGGTGTCATTGTGGCCTTGTGTAAATCGGGTGGGACCGGCTTTGAATTCACGGATCGTCACATCATTCAGGCTGAGTCCCTGGCTGGCCAGAACGGAGACATAACCATGCAATGCCATTGCACGGGCAAAGTCGATTGTATCGTCCGGGCGCAAGGGTAGGGCGAGTGTTTTGCTAGCCAGATCTGCGGCGG
It includes:
- a CDS encoding RNA polymerase sigma factor: MNSNVTLLTELLLKERPSLLRLIKRIVGSVTDAEDLTQTLWLRIQSVTDSPPIENKQAYLYRLARNVALDRLRAFDRHNAVFEAAPLLDEVVAPLPSAETHLIDRENLEILLQAIEGLPPRCREVFILRKVENLKISEISEHLGMSSSMVARHLQHALTHCMARLKETGVP
- a CDS encoding FecR family protein — translated: MCLDHPRFYSPQAFCLFLKVFSMSDPFSDSDDEASRWVIQQDMGPLSGDDEREFLAWLQHDVAHQEAYLRAQKTWAAMSAPSITQALAQHTSAVAVIPKRRRRFGKARNGWAVAIAACLALGMYVGEPPVLLWWQASETSRVGEIRTVTLADGSQVQLDSDSAIAVHYTDKKREVRLLKGQAAFTVTPDREHPFVVTAENGDTTALGTRFIIKRNAALTDVTVTEHSVRVQAQGHNALSEVIVHEGESTTYGPQGVFAAHEVDVDTQAAWTRGRLVFVDQPLKTVINELARYHRGYITLINAEVGKLRVSGSFDATDPLAALDTLEHSIGLHITKVTNALIFIRK
- a CDS encoding TonB-dependent receptor, which translates into the protein MLPVTINTHASKLRSFAASLLFTTASISVTTVVTVSEVHAQTLQTYNIPAGSLATALNRFSEVSNIQLVYDASLTRNLQSPGIKGTMLPAEALSHLLSGSGLLYRFTNGKSVTLTKPSNTITLGPVRVGGVLQKQAPDTAMIGNLPPVFPGGDVARGGQMGMLGNKDVMDTPFNATSYTADFIKNRQIRNIRDALKDDPSVRSTFTTGSPGYEAMTVRGFNVLSTDMSFGGLYGIVPAPATLSEVAERVEVLKGPAALLNGMSPGGSIGGAINIVPKRAHDTPLTEVEADYTSNSQFGGHLDLGHRFGKNKNFGLRANGVIRSGNTAIERNSMRTALTSLGADARFKHVRLSADFGYQYRGIDGTVPYFSLQDTTPIPQADKVSRNLGAPWSRDRSQDYFGVFKSEVDLLRNVTAYGAVGMSSNQAHGLMIKSISNIDSRGLGNGSANATGNESTNITADLGLRAHLKTAFLLHELAFAANRYQSDSGTFSQYETMNRGTVPIDGYTAFARPTIKVPGHVPHTASSTLSSLAFADTISALDKRIQVTAGLRVQRVQSANFSASTGLRTSSYDQTAISPAVMAVFKPVKNVMVYGNWIQGLQQGTIVGSTYANAGEIFSPYKSTQYEVGVKGDFGRFVATFDVFQIMQPSTIYDSATNILSLNGEQRNRGLELNVVGQLAKGLHIAGGLMLIDPRLTKTQGGKTDGWKAAGVSTVNFNVGLNYDIPWVKNLALTSDVTYTSSQYLDTIVPRRSFPGWVRLDLGARYSIKNPASQDGGRLSFYLNVDNVANTRYWNSMGPYAAYFLTLGAPRTVRFAISADF
- a CDS encoding ABC transporter substrate-binding protein, whose translation is MNATSLPIPTIIKGKRPLRIGVHPANLHLVLASRWEGTFPNIAVEFIRYANGRDSAALLATGEIDICGTSSTVPIFAAANGQDVTFLAASAQRRRDGALVVSTDSDIMTVQDLAGKTIGLAEGSFQTYLLAKALEKEGLNLNDVITRDVLPAEGLAALQQAQLDALITFAPYQDYALTTGTMRLLQGSEALIPNRSVFWTTQAQTIGAYTIASFFDGLERLGRDIPHNIDQAAYILATDDTSPGLRRAWHKAIVARNWSIHHINTTILRELQDEADALFRHHVLKHQVNLLA
- a CDS encoding ArsR/SmtB family transcription factor, with product MTKIVDCSPADNALELLKQLANPNRLAIVGSLLEGPRSVAELELVLSIRQPTLSQQITSLRDAGLIEGRREGRHTIYFLCDERVTSVMRFLATLYPDLLPAQLRILPPFGNMNCTDLPEMIVDMRLSAQDVY
- a CDS encoding ABC transporter substrate-binding protein → MSDSASISPHNISSLWYTRCPVPTATGIALDKGWLRESLLNKGIQLHSLRDAPEENVRSAHFNHNLHGLFREGGNIPAIWARSRGQDTVVVGLTWVDEAQFILVRPESQITSAADLASKTLALPLRPDDTIDFARAMALHGYVSVLASQGLSLNDVTIREFKAGPTRFTQGHNDTKPWRDVIADALLADRVDAIYAKGAQAVALQREHGLRIIADINAFTDQKFKINNGTPRPVTVDRLFAQTRPDLVAHYLAVLQRAAVWAKTHEEQVFEIVGRETNTTAADAFAAYGPALPQSLEIRLEPEWINALEIQKNFLLHHGFINTDFDIHEWIDPRPLREASSLSIAA